The genome window GCGCGGCCGCTACTCGTCGAAGTCGGGGAGGTCGTCCGGCGCCTCGAAGTCGGCCTCCCAGTCGATGTACTCCTCCTTCAGCGTCTCGCAGACGATCTGTCCGAGTTCGGTCAGGCCGGCGTTGATCGCGGAGACGGTCCCCCACGAATCGAGGTCCGGGTGGAGGTCGCGCTCCTTCCAGTCCTCGGGGAGCCCCGGCGCGTGGTAGCCGACGCGGTCGGCGAAGTCGTCGTTTCTTAACTAGACGACTCGTTGGTTATTCACTGAATCTATAAGTGCTACTCGACGTATGATATGACAAGCACCCACTGATACGCGAAAGTGGGTGTGGCGGAGGCTCCAACCTATGACCGACACACCCGAAGAAAAGTACGCATCGATACAGCAAACCGTTTGGGGTGATGAGGACACCTTTGAGATTGACGGCTACGTTGATACTGGAAAATTAACCCAAGCCGAAGCCGAGCGGATCCAAGAGCTGTGTGACGCCTTTGACGGCGAGAAGCTTGACCGTCAGAACCACACCGAAAAGAAACAGTCCTTCGAGCCCGACAAGCGGAAGGACAAGAGCTATTCGACATTGTGGGGATGGATGTATCGCCTTTCGCGGATGGGGAGAGATCTAAAGAACGCTGATTTCACTGTGGACACGTTGACCGAAGCCGAAGCGGCGGATCTCAACGATTTGATGGAACGGGGCTACTACAAAGCAGAGGTGCCGAACTGTAACGGCATGAGCAAGGGGACTATCCGGACCTATCAGTTTGCTCTCCGCATTTTCTACCGATATCACTCCGATCTCGGCGTTGACCCGGAGCACATAGCGATTTACAGCGAAGATGGTGATAGCTCCGTGGACCCCGACGATATGCTCACACGGGACGAAATAGAACGGCTCAAAGACGCTGCGGACCACCCGCGTGACAAGATGATCCTGACGTTGCTCCTGTACACCGGGATGCGGAGCAACGCGCTCCGTACGCTCCGTGTGAAGGACGTAAAACACCTCAACGACGAGAATAAGACGGGCCGCTATCGCTTCAATCCCAGCGTGGACCACGGCCTGAAAGGTGCCGACGACAGGAACGGGTGGCGGCCACTCCTATTGGCCGAGGGGGCGGTTCGGCAGTGGGTGAATAATTACCACCCCGCAAGAGGAGATGCTGATTTTGAAGAGTGTTTCCTGATTACTGGAAAACCGAACTACGGGAAGTCGAACCCAAGAAGCCCGGTCGGGAATAACTGTCTTCGGTACGTGTTGAACACGCTCCAAAATGAGACGGGCATCGAGAAGCCACTCAACCCGCACTCACTGCGTCACAACTTCGTGACGATCTGTAAGCGCGATTACGATATGGATAATGACACGATCAAGTGGTTGATTGGACACACCAAAGACAGTCAGGTGATGGAAACAACCTACAGCCACCTGTCAGACATGGACTTTCGGGAGAAGGCCGAAGAAAAGGCCGGATTGATTGACGAAACCAGCCGGAGCACACTCACACCCAAGCAGTGTAGTTGTGGCGAGAAAGTCGCACCGACCGCGAAGGCGTGCCCAAACTGTGGGATGCTGTTCAGCCCCGACGCGCGGGCGGTTGAAGAGGAAACGGAACAGCAAGTCAAAGACACTTATAAAGAAGCAGGGAAGGCCGGCGATGTTCAAGCCATTGACGACGTTGACGAACTACTCGAAAATCCCGCTGTCAAACAAGCACTAATTGAGAAGCTCCAAGAAGATTAGTCGGGCCAGTCACTTTTTTAGCGTCGTACAGGCTCTGTTCTCTCTGTTCGTGTAGTTACTCATACTTAGACATATTTGGCTC of Halorubrum trapanicum contains these proteins:
- a CDS encoding site-specific integrase: MTDTPEEKYASIQQTVWGDEDTFEIDGYVDTGKLTQAEAERIQELCDAFDGEKLDRQNHTEKKQSFEPDKRKDKSYSTLWGWMYRLSRMGRDLKNADFTVDTLTEAEAADLNDLMERGYYKAEVPNCNGMSKGTIRTYQFALRIFYRYHSDLGVDPEHIAIYSEDGDSSVDPDDMLTRDEIERLKDAADHPRDKMILTLLLYTGMRSNALRTLRVKDVKHLNDENKTGRYRFNPSVDHGLKGADDRNGWRPLLLAEGAVRQWVNNYHPARGDADFEECFLITGKPNYGKSNPRSPVGNNCLRYVLNTLQNETGIEKPLNPHSLRHNFVTICKRDYDMDNDTIKWLIGHTKDSQVMETTYSHLSDMDFREKAEEKAGLIDETSRSTLTPKQCSCGEKVAPTAKACPNCGMLFSPDARAVEEETEQQVKDTYKEAGKAGDVQAIDDVDELLENPAVKQALIEKLQED